The Galactobacillus timonensis genome has a segment encoding these proteins:
- a CDS encoding uracil-DNA glycosylase family protein has protein sequence MTDFSEALKNIQETIMQDPRNLAYTSRGIPPIWQIHEHAKILIVGQAPGRKVEESGIPFHDQSGDRLMQWLGIDSTVFYSEAVAIMPMDFYYPGKGKSGDLPPRKFVAPEYHARLLSLMPEITLKVLIGKYSVDLVAAHTPSIAAQAV, from the coding sequence ATGACAGATTTTTCAGAGGCTCTTAAGAACATTCAGGAAACAATCATGCAGGATCCCCGCAATCTTGCATATACGTCCCGCGGTATCCCGCCCATCTGGCAGATTCATGAACATGCAAAGATCCTGATCGTCGGCCAGGCGCCGGGACGCAAGGTGGAGGAGTCCGGAATTCCGTTTCATGACCAGTCCGGTGACCGGCTGATGCAGTGGCTCGGCATTGACAGCACCGTTTTCTATTCGGAAGCGGTTGCGATCATGCCGATGGATTTCTACTATCCCGGAAAGGGGAAGAGCGGCGACCTGCCGCCGAGGAAGTTTGTTGCGCCTGAATATCATGCGCGGCTGCTGTCGTTGATGCCGGAGATTACGCTGAAGGTGCTGATCGGGAAATACAGCGTTGATTTAGTGGCGGCGCATACCCCGTCTATAGCAGCTCAAGCTGTTTAG
- a CDS encoding helix-turn-helix transcriptional regulator — MKNLRLKSARTEKNLSQQQLADLVGVSRQTINAIEQGDYNPTIRLCISICKALDKTLDDLFWDPDSRRS, encoded by the coding sequence ATGAAAAACCTAAGACTTAAATCCGCAAGGACAGAAAAAAATCTATCCCAGCAGCAGCTGGCCGATCTTGTCGGCGTATCCAGGCAGACTATCAATGCCATCGAACAGGGCGACTATAACCCTACGATCCGGCTGTGCATCTCCATCTGTAAAGCTCTGGACAAAACACTGGACGATCTTTTCTGGGACCCGGATTCACGACGTTCCTAG